The DNA sequence ttttactttatttactttttattaactCACGTAATagcaatagaaaaaaaaacaagtttttatatttaatgagaGAGAGGGCATGATTTTACGTCCAACctaattttcaaatctttGTGAGGGTATGAAATCAAGAtccattatttaaatattatataaaaaagattataACCAATAAAGTTCAACGCCTAAAGAAATAGTATATTCGCACCCATATTTGCCTCAATCTTGCATATTGTACATATTCAAAGAATGTATTTATTGCTGTTCTCAATATCAGATTTGTGATTATATCAAATCGAAAAATACAATTGGACACCAAATATGACACACACCTGCCATTGTTGATAGAAACTATGTCGTTTTGTATTTGAAGTAGACACATATTTTAAGCATGATAATGAAACTCTATGAttatcttcaaaattttcttttgttaagCTAAAATTGCACAAAGTCATATTATGAGGCTAAAGGTagcaatattttcaaaatcaggATTCACTTTCAAactaaaattgtcaaaatcgCATTTGTTGGACTTGCATGTAATATACGAGTactcaatttaataatttctctAGCTAAAATTGTCAGAGTTATACTATTATACTGGTGAATCATTATTATAGCATTATATAATACTGGTGAATCATTATAGTATCATACTATAATTTCGTGACAATTTtggttataaataaatttagactTCACGGTTTGTTCTAGctgatttttataattgttcacaaaattccaccaattttttatgatttttggcAATTTacataatactataaatatcaaaatttaacactgcaagaagaagaagagccgTGTCTCCTTGAAACATAGAttacatattatattatatagaattgaatagaataataaaacgtgaatttttaaaaatatgctataagttagtaataaaattagaagcAAGAGGTGGGGCTCATTTACACAGTTTTCTGACTTGTAACATGTGCAGTGGGGCTATTAAACttctttaaataaagtaaattttaaGCCAAAGTTTCCACTCAAATTAGATCTCTGTCATTTCCATTGTGCCCCAATTTctactatcattttcttttagttatcaatatttaatttgatctaCGTACGTATGCAGTGACAATACATAAGTAACAATGTAACATATCACCaatccataaataaatagtagtactaatataaaacACATTAACCACAAGATTTTGTTGATTGATCTCATCAGAGTAACAAACCATCTAATTCATCTCCCCATTATCATTATTAACAAGAGATAAtcatattatttgattaataaatactatatcagtctctaaaatcattttattatgcGATTTTTGTCTTGTAAAGTGTGACTTTGCATAGATAGTAGTATAATGAAACAAGTGAAAGAAAGAATATCCACTTAACATTAAATCAATGTTTTTACACTCTAGTATTTTCGCAATTGACGTTCTCTTTGAATCGGATCCTctccaaatttaatattttttacaatcAAACCACGTAAATCAATGTTTCTTCAGTTTTTCTCATATGTACGATTGAACTGTGGTTGATTATAAGATTGGATCATAACAAATTTATAGCGGTTAGAAAGTATTCATGAACTCATATTGGTTTATGCGTTTctcatttattgaaaaaaaaaagatgttttattatatagaAAGGATCTGAGTTGTTATATATACCTCCCTTCACATAACATCACTATTTTCTCCACACTCCCTTTTTTCACTTTCCCATCCTACCCCTCTCCTTTCCTCCTCTCCCCGCGTTTCCTTACCCAAATCCACCCTTTCCCCAAGCCCATTTTCGTCAAGTCACCACAAAACCTTCCGCGGCAGCCATGGACATCGGCTTCATGGAATTGATGCAAAACCACCCCGATTTCGCCGCCGCCTTCGACGACGACGACAGCGACAACACtatcaacaacaacaccgATGACTTTGAAAACTTCGACGTCCAATCGTACCAAGATCCGtcgccggcggcggcggcggcgttcCCTCCGCCGCCGAGCTCTGTGGCGGCGATGAGGGAGATGATATTCCGGATCGCGGCGATGCAGCCGGTCCACGTGGACCCGGAGTCGGTGAAGCGGCCGAGGAGGAAGAACGTGAGGATCTCGACGGACCCGCAGAGCGTGGCGGCGCGCCACCGCCGCGAGAGGATAAGCGAGCGGATCCGGATCCTGCAGCGGCTGGTGCCCGGCGGGACGAAGATGGACACGGCCTCGATGCTCGACGAGGCCATCCACTACGTCAAGTTCTTGAAGAGCCAGGTGCAGTCGCTTGAGCGGGTCGCCTCCGCCCCGCCCCGGCCCGAGGACACCGGGCTCGGGTTCCCCGTGGCGATGTCGAGCGGGAGCTATtatccggcggcggcggaggggtACCGTTGATAGGGGGATTGGATATGGTGTTGATTAAtatttgatgataaaatttgatttgattaaagTGGTTAATTGGTTGATTATATATGAGTTTATGAAAAGGGAAGAGTGGATGATGTGTATAATTATGATTGGCTAATCATGTCATGCATGCttttctaaatagaataacaTGTTTCAATATAACCATAATCTTTATATTATCTCTCTGtctcacacacacagagaCACACACACTGGATAGATTTAATTCATTTGTCCAGTTAATCCATCAGATGAAAAATGCATGTGGGCTAGCATCTATCCATGATTTTTATCTTAAAGTCCATCTTACATTATTGTGTTATCTTAACATGTATATCAAACTA is a window from the Salvia hispanica cultivar TCC Black 2014 chromosome 1, UniMelb_Shisp_WGS_1.0, whole genome shotgun sequence genome containing:
- the LOC125202738 gene encoding transcription factor HEC2-like produces the protein MDIGFMELMQNHPDFAAAFDDDDSDNTINNNTDDFENFDVQSYQDPSPAAAAAFPPPPSSVAAMREMIFRIAAMQPVHVDPESVKRPRRKNVRISTDPQSVAARHRRERISERIRILQRLVPGGTKMDTASMLDEAIHYVKFLKSQVQSLERVASAPPRPEDTGLGFPVAMSSGSYYPAAAEGYR